The following proteins are encoded in a genomic region of Magallana gigas chromosome 1, xbMagGiga1.1, whole genome shotgun sequence:
- the LOC105345668 gene encoding receptor-type tyrosine-protein phosphatase epsilon isoform X1 produces MLLYLGYILWYIYIFIVCCCQFAVAQSYVNVALNKPAYQKSPYISKNGTDDKFHARNAVDGRRSDLSWDGGQCSFSNGNQTATWWVNLTSVHSIHHITIYFMTDNRTWGSSNTFTNHFLGFSVYVSNTTDRLQGILCFKDNSFTEDTIPAVFTTTCPVYGQYVIYYNDILLEGSNSRLAYSELCEVEVYVCSKTFYGINCTQKCDESCVNQMCHPETGKCISYRTQTVPLSIGITTVAVLLSIGFVVLMLYRRNSKHAVIDMTNITLRYTSSNTMLNLSTFDNNKETDDHEDSSESINTPHSKLQNQPDMLRENEKLTCSDVDIIGYIIMHENQFDRKETTLENRLEKMIEEKSENEDDGFKKEYHTLLCGPRYPCEIGKRPENIKKNRFKSTVAYDHSRIILVANCPDYINANYIDGVRQEKVYIATQGPRKNTVSDFWSMVWQERVAQVVMLTNVMEGSKAKCFKYWPELEVDANFDIFTIKNVDERHYAHYVIRKLNVTHTTINENRVVTQYHYTAWPDHDTPDPLCLLLFHNHVTRTKITRHKVPTLVHCSAGIGRTGTYIAIDALNEEGQYQSKINIAEYVRKMREKRINMVQTYEQYKTIFLTLNEMFKAPVGVQKAINFQKSLQLAKRDHHAFVSTVKKEFQKLLSIRHCYSENDYKMALTQASTSIRTLDQYALFLTSSVPERENYINAIPLPSFIHSNAFIITHYQTTGNSVDFIRLITDYESDIVVCMEPLRNVEFAYEWLPTATQHRTVTPYTIQLYKERITEIKRSEIEIVKEESSDGPWSIEIIEPRLTLTQDYSQTASQFLSLVSFVQSVKTHNPITVVSRDGAALCGVFCAVYNLIQQLTMDEEIDVFSVVRLLQTRRPELCSTLEEYAMIHDALMTYIESNTSGNTYYNSERWTGVLR; encoded by the exons ATGCTCCTATATTTGGGGTATATTCTGtggtatatttacatctttattgTGTGTTGCTGTCAGTTTGCAGTGGCACAATCTTATG TTAATGTAGCGCTCAACAAACCAGCATACCAAAAGTCCCCTTACATATCGAAAAACGGCACAGACGACAAATTCCACGCCAGAAACGCTGTTGATGGTCGAAGATCAGACCTGAGTTGGGATGGTGGTCAGTGTTCATTTTCAAATGGCAATCAAACCGCCACCTGGTGGGTGAACCTAACAAGTGTTCACAGCATTCATCACATCACCATCTATTTTATGACAGATAATAGAACATGGG gTTCTTCAAATACCTTCACAAACCATTTTCTGGGATTCTCTGTGTATGTGTCTAATACAACAGATAGATTGCAGGGGATCTTATGCTTTAAGGACAACAGCTTTACAGAAGATACCATACCTGCTGTGTTCACCACAACCTGCCCTGTGTATGGACAATATGTAATTTACTACAACGACATACTGTTAGAAGGCAGTAATTCACGTCTTGCTTACAGCGAGTTGTGTGAGGTTGAGGTATATG TTTGCAGCAAAACTTTCTATGGAATCAATTGCACACAAAAATGTGATGAAAGCTGCGTTAATCAAATGTGTCATCCGGAAACTGGAAAATGTATTTCCTACCGAAcg CAAACAGTTCCATTATCCATTGGAATTACCACGGTTGCCGTTCTTCTAAGCATTGGTTTTGTCGTTTTAATGCTCTATAgaag GAACAGCAAGCACGCAGTAATTGATATGACAAACATTACTCTTAGATACA CTTCTTCAAACACAATGCTGAATTTATCTACATTTGATAACAATAAGGAAACAGATGATCACGAAGATTCATCCGAATCGATAAACACACCACATAGTAAACTTCAAAATCAGCCGGATATGTTgagagagaatgaaaaattaacaTGTAGCGATGTTGATATTATTGGGTATATCATAATGCACGAAAACCAATTTGATCGAAAAGAAACTACTTTAGAAAACAGAttagaaaaaatgattgaagAAAAATCAGAAAACGAAGACgatggttttaaaaaagaatatcat ACCTTGTTGTGCGGACCAAGATATCCGTGTGAGATAGGAAAACGCCCGGAAAATATCAAGAAGAACAGATTCAAATCCACTGTTgctt atGATCACTCAAGAATTATACTGGTTGCCAACTGTCCAGACTACATTAACGCTAATTATATTGAT GGAGTTAGACAAGAGAAAGTGTACATCGCAACGCAAG GCCCTCGAAAAAACACAGTTTCTGACTTTTGGTCCATGGTTTGGCAAGAAAGGGTGGCGCAGGTCGTTATGTTAACCAATGTCATGGAAGGATCTAAG GCAAAATGTTTCAAGTATTGGCCAGAATTAGAGGTAGACgcaaattttgacatatttacaataaaaaatgttgatgaaagGCATTATGCGCATTACGTCATACGGAAGCTGAATGTTACACACACAACG ATAAATGAAAACAGAGTTGTCACCCAGTATCATTATACCGCCTGGCCGGATCACGATACACCCGATCCGCTTTGTCTTTTATTGTTCCATAACCACGTGACGAGAACAAAAATTACCCGCCATAAGGTTCCAACTTTAGTTCACTGCAG TGCTGGAATTGGAAGAACAGGAACATATATAGCAATCGATGCCTTAAATGAAGAAGGTCAATATCAATCCAAAATAAACATTGCAGAATACGTGAGGAAAATGAGAGAAAAGAGAATAAATATGGTCCAGACTTAT gaacAATACAAGACAATATTTTTGACTTTAAACGAAATGTTTAAAGCCCCAGTTGGCGTCCAAAAAgcaatcaattttcaaaaatctttacaATTAGCTAAACGTGATCATCATGCGTTTGTCTCAACAGTCAAAAAAGAGTTTCAG AAGCTTCTTTCAATTCGACACTGTTATTCAGAAAACGATTACAAAATGGCACTAACACAAGCATCTACGTCAATTCGGACTC ttGACCAATACGCTTTGTTCCTGACGTCAAGTGTTCCAGAACGTGAAAACTACATCAATGCCATACCCTTGCCG TCTTTTATCCATTCGAACGCTTTTATCATCACCCATTATCAAACAACAGGAAATTCTGTAGACTTTATACGACTTATTACTGATTACGAATCCGATATAGTTGTCTGTATGGAACCCCTCCGCAATGTTGAATTC GCATATGAATGGCTACCGACGGCAACACAACATAGAACTGTGACACCCTATACAATTCAACTATACAAAGAACGTATAACGGAAATTAAACGCAGCGAAATTGAGATTGTCAAAGAAGAG TCTTCTGATGGACCATGGTCTATTGAAATAATTGAGCCGAGGTTGACCCTCACACAGGATTATTCCCAAACAGCTTCACAATTTCTTAGTTTAGTGTCTTTTGTACAAAGTGTTAAAACGCACAACCCTATCACCGTTGTCAGCAG AGATGGGGCTGCTCTGTGCGGTGTGTTCTGTGCTGTATACAACCTGATACAACAACTGACAATGGACGAGGAGATAGACGTGTTCTCTGTGGTCAGACTCCTACAGACACGACGTCCTGAACTGTGCTCAACCTTG GAAGAATATGCCATGATACATGACGCCCTGATGACATACATAGAGTCAAATACTAGCGGAAATACCTACTACAATAGTGAACGTTGGACTGGTGTGCTTAGATAG
- the LOC105345668 gene encoding receptor-type tyrosine-protein phosphatase epsilon isoform X2, producing the protein MVVSVHFQMAIKPPPGSSNTFTNHFLGFSVYVSNTTDRLQGILCFKDNSFTEDTIPAVFTTTCPVYGQYVIYYNDILLEGSNSRLAYSELCEVEVYVCSKTFYGINCTQKCDESCVNQMCHPETGKCISYRTQTVPLSIGITTVAVLLSIGFVVLMLYRRNSKHAVIDMTNITLRYTSSNTMLNLSTFDNNKETDDHEDSSESINTPHSKLQNQPDMLRENEKLTCSDVDIIGYIIMHENQFDRKETTLENRLEKMIEEKSENEDDGFKKEYHTLLCGPRYPCEIGKRPENIKKNRFKSTVAYDHSRIILVANCPDYINANYIDGVRQEKVYIATQGPRKNTVSDFWSMVWQERVAQVVMLTNVMEGSKAKCFKYWPELEVDANFDIFTIKNVDERHYAHYVIRKLNVTHTTINENRVVTQYHYTAWPDHDTPDPLCLLLFHNHVTRTKITRHKVPTLVHCSAGIGRTGTYIAIDALNEEGQYQSKINIAEYVRKMREKRINMVQTYEQYKTIFLTLNEMFKAPVGVQKAINFQKSLQLAKRDHHAFVSTVKKEFQKLLSIRHCYSENDYKMALTQASTSIRTLDQYALFLTSSVPERENYINAIPLPSFIHSNAFIITHYQTTGNSVDFIRLITDYESDIVVCMEPLRNVEFAYEWLPTATQHRTVTPYTIQLYKERITEIKRSEIEIVKEESSDGPWSIEIIEPRLTLTQDYSQTASQFLSLVSFVQSVKTHNPITVVSRDGAALCGVFCAVYNLIQQLTMDEEIDVFSVVRLLQTRRPELCSTLEEYAMIHDALMTYIESNTSGNTYYNSERWTGVLR; encoded by the exons ATGGTGGTCAGTGTTCATTTTCAAATGGCAATCAAACCGCCACCTG gTTCTTCAAATACCTTCACAAACCATTTTCTGGGATTCTCTGTGTATGTGTCTAATACAACAGATAGATTGCAGGGGATCTTATGCTTTAAGGACAACAGCTTTACAGAAGATACCATACCTGCTGTGTTCACCACAACCTGCCCTGTGTATGGACAATATGTAATTTACTACAACGACATACTGTTAGAAGGCAGTAATTCACGTCTTGCTTACAGCGAGTTGTGTGAGGTTGAGGTATATG TTTGCAGCAAAACTTTCTATGGAATCAATTGCACACAAAAATGTGATGAAAGCTGCGTTAATCAAATGTGTCATCCGGAAACTGGAAAATGTATTTCCTACCGAAcg CAAACAGTTCCATTATCCATTGGAATTACCACGGTTGCCGTTCTTCTAAGCATTGGTTTTGTCGTTTTAATGCTCTATAgaag GAACAGCAAGCACGCAGTAATTGATATGACAAACATTACTCTTAGATACA CTTCTTCAAACACAATGCTGAATTTATCTACATTTGATAACAATAAGGAAACAGATGATCACGAAGATTCATCCGAATCGATAAACACACCACATAGTAAACTTCAAAATCAGCCGGATATGTTgagagagaatgaaaaattaacaTGTAGCGATGTTGATATTATTGGGTATATCATAATGCACGAAAACCAATTTGATCGAAAAGAAACTACTTTAGAAAACAGAttagaaaaaatgattgaagAAAAATCAGAAAACGAAGACgatggttttaaaaaagaatatcat ACCTTGTTGTGCGGACCAAGATATCCGTGTGAGATAGGAAAACGCCCGGAAAATATCAAGAAGAACAGATTCAAATCCACTGTTgctt atGATCACTCAAGAATTATACTGGTTGCCAACTGTCCAGACTACATTAACGCTAATTATATTGAT GGAGTTAGACAAGAGAAAGTGTACATCGCAACGCAAG GCCCTCGAAAAAACACAGTTTCTGACTTTTGGTCCATGGTTTGGCAAGAAAGGGTGGCGCAGGTCGTTATGTTAACCAATGTCATGGAAGGATCTAAG GCAAAATGTTTCAAGTATTGGCCAGAATTAGAGGTAGACgcaaattttgacatatttacaataaaaaatgttgatgaaagGCATTATGCGCATTACGTCATACGGAAGCTGAATGTTACACACACAACG ATAAATGAAAACAGAGTTGTCACCCAGTATCATTATACCGCCTGGCCGGATCACGATACACCCGATCCGCTTTGTCTTTTATTGTTCCATAACCACGTGACGAGAACAAAAATTACCCGCCATAAGGTTCCAACTTTAGTTCACTGCAG TGCTGGAATTGGAAGAACAGGAACATATATAGCAATCGATGCCTTAAATGAAGAAGGTCAATATCAATCCAAAATAAACATTGCAGAATACGTGAGGAAAATGAGAGAAAAGAGAATAAATATGGTCCAGACTTAT gaacAATACAAGACAATATTTTTGACTTTAAACGAAATGTTTAAAGCCCCAGTTGGCGTCCAAAAAgcaatcaattttcaaaaatctttacaATTAGCTAAACGTGATCATCATGCGTTTGTCTCAACAGTCAAAAAAGAGTTTCAG AAGCTTCTTTCAATTCGACACTGTTATTCAGAAAACGATTACAAAATGGCACTAACACAAGCATCTACGTCAATTCGGACTC ttGACCAATACGCTTTGTTCCTGACGTCAAGTGTTCCAGAACGTGAAAACTACATCAATGCCATACCCTTGCCG TCTTTTATCCATTCGAACGCTTTTATCATCACCCATTATCAAACAACAGGAAATTCTGTAGACTTTATACGACTTATTACTGATTACGAATCCGATATAGTTGTCTGTATGGAACCCCTCCGCAATGTTGAATTC GCATATGAATGGCTACCGACGGCAACACAACATAGAACTGTGACACCCTATACAATTCAACTATACAAAGAACGTATAACGGAAATTAAACGCAGCGAAATTGAGATTGTCAAAGAAGAG TCTTCTGATGGACCATGGTCTATTGAAATAATTGAGCCGAGGTTGACCCTCACACAGGATTATTCCCAAACAGCTTCACAATTTCTTAGTTTAGTGTCTTTTGTACAAAGTGTTAAAACGCACAACCCTATCACCGTTGTCAGCAG AGATGGGGCTGCTCTGTGCGGTGTGTTCTGTGCTGTATACAACCTGATACAACAACTGACAATGGACGAGGAGATAGACGTGTTCTCTGTGGTCAGACTCCTACAGACACGACGTCCTGAACTGTGCTCAACCTTG GAAGAATATGCCATGATACATGACGCCCTGATGACATACATAGAGTCAAATACTAGCGGAAATACCTACTACAATAGTGAACGTTGGACTGGTGTGCTTAGATAG